From Terriglobales bacterium:
AGCGGTGCTTAAGGCTTGTTGATACATCGCCTTCGCCCCGCCCACATTTCCGGCGTAGAACAGCACGTCGCCGCGTGTATTCAGGAGGCTTGCGCGTAATGAGTTGTTCTTCAGGTTACGCGCCAATAGTTCTGCTTCATTCAGGGGAGCAGCGGCTTCGGCGCTCCTTCCCGCCTCCGCAAGAAATCTGCCGAAATCATTCAGGGATTGCGCCAGCTCAATGCTGCGGTCCCCGGCATCTCGAAGCGACTTGAGCGTGTCTTGCATCGCATTCACGGCGGCCCCATAGCGGCCCTGACGGGCGAAAATGAATGCCATGCTGTGTGACTGGGAAGCTGCGCCACGGTTGTCCGATGCCTTTCGGTCAAGATCCAACGCCTTGATGAAGTCCGCCATCGCCTGCTCATCATGGCCAAGGTTGCCGTAGGCAACACCAAGATTGTGGAGAGTGTCGGCAATGTCAGGCGGGACATTCAGTTTCTGGCGCAACTGGAACGCCTGCTGTAAATAAGTGAGAGCGCCCTCATAATCGGCGAGCCGGAGGTAGACGTTACCGATATTGTTCAAGCAGAGAGCTTGATTGGTTTCATCGCCGGAATCGCGCTGAATCTGTAGTGACTCTTTATACATTTTCAGGGCTTGTTGGTATTGTCCCCGGTCAAGATAAAGATTAGCGAGATCAATAAGGGTGTCACCGGCCTCTTTCTTGGCTCCGATTTCACGCTCGATCTGCAATCCTCGATTAAAGCTGGTCAGGGCTAAATCGGACTTCCCGACGAGTGCCTGTACCTGCGCCATGCTGCTTAGGTCGGATGCCATAGCGCGCTTCTGTCCGATCTTCGTATTGATGTCTAACGATTCCTGCAAACTACGCAAAGCCTCATCGGGCTTATTCATGAGGCGATAGGAGATACCCATGGCCAACAAGATCAGTCCCTTTTGCTCCTGGTTGTCGGATTGAATTGCGAGGCTCAGACCCTTCGTTAAAGGATCGAGAGCGGCCCGCGGATTGCCGCTCATCATCTCCACAGCACCCATTTGCCAGAGCGTCCGGATATTTTTGGGGTCGGCCTGCAAGATGCGTGAGAATAGCGCCCGGGCTTTATCGTAATCAGCCTCATCGCGGTAGAGACTGCCCAAAGCGTATTGCACGTCAGGATTGTCGGGAAGAGTCTTGGACAAGTTCTCGTAAGCTTCGATGGCTTTCTTGTTGTCCCTCACGATTCGAGCGTGAGCCGCTTCTATAAGATATTTCTCCGCGAGTGGCAGTTGGTACGCGAGCTCGATCGCCTTGCGGGAGACCTGCTCCGCCTCACTATCGTAACCGAGGGCGGAGTTCGCGTCGGCCAAGCGCGAGAACGCCAGGGCAAATTGTGGGTCCTCCTTGGTAGCGGATCCCAAGCTCTTCACCGCTTCAAGGTTCTTGCCCTCGCGCAGGAGCTGTACGCCTTGGTTGTAATCACGAAGTGCGAGTGGCGATTTGGAGCTTGGCTGGAAAGAGCTGGCCTTGAGTTCCTTCAGTACGTCAGGCGAAACAGAAAGATTCTGGCGGATCGATTCGGCGAGGCGGCTCGCAGCAGCGGGAATATCCTTCTCGCCGGCAGGGTCGAGCTTCAGCGGGATCCGCCGATCTCGGTTTATGTCCTGAAGGGTGGCGTCAATCTTGATCTGGTCGCCCAATCGGACAAACTGTCCCGACACGACGTTGTCGGCGTTGCTAGATTCTGCGATGCGAGCGAGTGTAGCCAGATCGATGCTAGTGGAAGGACCAATTCGCAAGTCGGTCAAAAGTTGGTGCACACGATCAGGAGAGACCGTGCGCAGGTGTGCGGAGTGACCAACCGCAGTGTTCAACATTTCCGCGAGAGTGGGTCCTAACCAGTCCAGGGATGGGTCACCCGAGGCATTGCGGAACGGGAGGATGGCCAAAGACACCTGGGGACCGGCGGGCGCGGTTCTGGTGGCGGTTGACTTCGAAAATAGTTTGTCGCGAAAGATGTAACCGGTTCCCGCGAGGAGCAGCACCACCAGGACCACCGAGGCAGCGACCCAAGGGAAACCTTGTCCCCATGGCCTGACCGGTGGGAAGCCGAGCGAGGCGGCGGCTTTGTTCCCTTGCCAGACGCTGAGATCGTTGAGCAGCTCCTGCGCGGTCTGGTAGCGCAGCTTGAGGTCTCTTTCCAGGCACCGGCTGACCACATTACTCAGGCCGCGCGGGACTTTGCTTTCCAAGTCTGCGACAGGAATGGCACGCTCCTGAGTGCGCTTCAGCAAGCTGGCCAGGGCGGTGTCGGCCTTGTAAGGGGTCTTGCCGCTTAGCAGTTCGTAGAAG
This genomic window contains:
- a CDS encoding tetratricopeptide repeat protein; translated protein: MKEDKKPPPNPDDATLVPENMRPVSGAHRDAAATLTPVPESKAFPAQTISGETIAPGAVAAKRAPMSAGYWGSPTALPAGTILAGRYEILQMLGEGGMGAVYKATDRELERTVALKVIRPELAGNPAIIQRFKQELILARQVTHRNVIRIYDLGEAEGVKFITMEYVEGRDLHSLLLERQKFTPEEAVDIMQQVCLALDAAHREGVIHRDLKPQNIMRDAQGRVVVMDFGLARSLEATGGMTQSGALIGTMEYMSPEQALGTELDQRSDLFTVGLIFYELLSGKTPYKADTALASLLKRTQERAIPVADLESKVPRGLSNVVSRCLERDLKLRYQTAQELLNDLSVWQGNKAAASLGFPPVRPWGQGFPWVAASVVLVVLLLAGTGYIFRDKLFSKSTATRTAPAGPQVSLAILPFRNASGDPSLDWLGPTLAEMLNTAVGHSAHLRTVSPDRVHQLLTDLRIGPSTSIDLATLARIAESSNADNVVSGQFVRLGDQIKIDATLQDINRDRRIPLKLDPAGEKDIPAAASRLAESIRQNLSVSPDVLKELKASSFQPSSKSPLALRDYNQGVQLLREGKNLEAVKSLGSATKEDPQFALAFSRLADANSALGYDSEAEQVSRKAIELAYQLPLAEKYLIEAAHARIVRDNKKAIEAYENLSKTLPDNPDVQYALGSLYRDEADYDKARALFSRILQADPKNIRTLWQMGAVEMMSGNPRAALDPLTKGLSLAIQSDNQEQKGLILLAMGISYRLMNKPDEALRSLQESLDINTKIGQKRAMASDLSSMAQVQALVGKSDLALTSFNRGLQIEREIGAKKEAGDTLIDLANLYLDRGQYQQALKMYKESLQIQRDSGDETNQALCLNNIGNVYLRLADYEGALTYLQQAFQLRQKLNVPPDIADTLHNLGVAYGNLGHDEQAMADFIKALDLDRKASDNRGAASQSHSMAFIFARQGRYGAAVNAMQDTLKSLRDAGDRSIELAQSLNDFGRFLAEAGRSAEAAAPLNEAELLARNLKNNSLRASLLNTRGDVLFYAGNVGGAKAMYQQALSTASQGGQPEDVLISKINLARAALVEGHATAAANEFAHLQQQADSLGQRQRSLECSVYRAEAIVQNKDYTRARQELQQILGNSEKLGMRMENARIHYLMGTSLRLSGNISEGADQYRQALRLLDDIKKEAGAEHLLDRSDLNKIYAEATRGANLQKT